A genomic window from Silurus meridionalis isolate SWU-2019-XX chromosome 21, ASM1480568v1, whole genome shotgun sequence includes:
- the LOC124375532 gene encoding centrosome and spindle pole-associated protein 1 isoform X1 → METARNQEFVEEKSKIVTGIGDLPYMEMKSSFGRKAVETAAPPGKPASQTKPHKDEGYGLSLQLGEEYERKKQKLKEELRLDFMRYMSQKQNVNASKPLSPLQTRSLPTTTNKDKTLDEWIQDQSPLLRGDEEMQMMRKTPNPSQPRGKDHFISSYRPSFSPKSRGRRSPETVQHSKRNNQTEPVLMPTRRGSEDTARRWHRRSRRERYSTEEEQSSAEEEQEELLRKGRSKRQTEPQASGRRHRNRQQRADRFVLERREAEVPAVNEEDHREEQRRTPLAPIKANPFPPAQTRAANKKNMTDFATGLLIGVAEEEGDVQRRKERYKQELLEQMAEQRRNKKKEKDLELRVAATGAIDPEKEPDRIKQFGAVRREHEGRRRDLAYKAERGLGNFGTNMDKRTHEVESAPPERPRVAFQSPTLAFSENFHKDLSGTIGEIVAPRVARVPPPPAPSLSEVYSTPYDEAYYYYGARNPLDPNLTHYGPSAVQQSPNLPARALASVTQPPTGVFPQQTSQHGVTPRIGIGAYPSERHPHPKDHDLSYKDALKQQIEEKQERRRREREEKERYESKLEAEMKAYEPWGRGGAGAPLRDDQGNLISDLKRMHRTNEEAYVNPELRSRRAVASVDEATSRTEDKVPSLHRVFDDKVSSFTQPSPYARGNVFSELPTALQVREKERYKESLKQQIEEKQRMEAERRQRLRLEEEQEEKRLAEERAQMQRQFEEEQEKEKRKEMEKNARNQEIIRQAEERRREAEKKKKQEEEKANELPKTQYKQDFRSQSPPIPALQKRLGKQIPPRPPSIDSQRSTTDVSVRSNPTPQSPPVPAQRNQIRAAEEQKGVIRELSVLRRHLRSEQKRLEGQLLHSDREETPTPLNNRHIAQPQLNAFDMVRLKMQMPKERPPSNRPLKSQIIQDFNKLKYRDGESREKVRRAYPEPPTDQASLEIQQQALLGEQQRRLDNMQRAGAVDYFDLSSPMKSAPRRRESGVDETERNMLLESESAFIDANGYSFPIMPPSDRISARERRRRARRNEFFDGVESPSGERNSYSVGSANSFLLDRVQELNRRRMRVLDDMSEKDQRLGEIPADEEDDLWQQTPSPPPARRASTATVATESWLRPGTTETLKKLMAGRRPSSRNLPRDTWDAPSTYYG, encoded by the exons AAGCAAAATGTCAATGCCAGTAAGCCATTGTCTCCACTGCAAACACGGTCTCTTCCTACAACTACTaataaa gACAAGACGCTAGATGAGTGGATTCAGGACCAGAGTCCCTTACTGAGAGGAGATGAAGAAATGCAGATGATGAGGAAAACGCCGAACCCATCTCAG CCACGTGGAAAAGATCATTTCATCTCTTCATATCGTCCTTCGTTTTCCCCCAAATCACGGGGAAGGAGAAGTCCAGAGACGGTGCAGCATTCCAAGAGGAACAACCAGACTGAACCCGTGCTGATGCCAACACGCAGAGGTTCGGAGGACACTGCTAGACGCTGGCACAGAAGGTCCAGGAGGGAGCGTTACAGCACAGAGGAGGAGCAGAGTTCTGCTGAGGAGGAACAAGAGGAGCTCTTGCGAAAGGGAAGGTCCAAACGTCAAACTGAGCCGCAAGCATCTGGCAGGAGACACAGAAATCGCCAGCAGAGAGCCGATCG GTTTGTTCTGGAGAGGAGGGAAGCAGAGGTTCCTGCTGTTAATGAAGAGGACCATCGAGAGGAGCAGAGACGGACGCCACTGGCACCGATTAAAGCCAA TCCGTTCCCTCCAGCACAAACCAGAGCTGCCAACAAGAAGAACATGACAGATTTTGCTACAGGACTTCTTATTG GGGTTGCTGAGGAAGAGGGGGATGTTCAAAGAAGGAAAGAGCGCTACAAACAGGAACTGCTGGAGCAAATGGCCGAACAGCGCCGAAATAAGAAAAA GGAAAAGGATCTCGAGTTGAGAGTTGCTGCTACAGGAGCCATTGATCCAGAGAAGGAG CCTGACAGGATTAAGCAGTTTGGTGCTGTAAGGAGAGAGCATGAGGGCAGGAGACGGGACTTGGCCTACAAGGCCGAAAGAGGACTTGGCAACTTTGGGACGAACATGGACAAGAGGACACATGAAGTGGAGAGTGCGCCACCTGAGAGACCCCGTGTTGCTTTCCAGTCTCCTACACTTGCCTTCAGTGAAAACTTTCACAAAGACCTCTCAGGAACGATTGGAGAAATAGTTGCCCCAAG AGTTGCACGAGTTcctcctccacctgctcctTCCCTCTCTGAGGTGTACAGTACTCCCTACGATGAAGCCTACTATTACTATGGAGCCAGGAATCCCCTAGACCCTAATCTGACCCACT ACGGACCTTCAGCAGTGCAGCAGTCACCTAATCTCCCAGCCAGAGCGCTTGCATCAGTCACTCAGCCTCCCACTGGAGTCTTTCCACA ACAAACCTCTCAGCATGGCGTTACTCCTAGGATTGGCATCGGAGCATATCCCTCTGAAAGACACCCACATCCCAAGGATCATGATCTGAGCTACAAGGATGCTCTCAAACAACAG ATtgaagaaaaacaggaaaggaggagaagggagagggaggagaaggaaaggtaCGAGTCTAAACTGGAGGCGGAGATGAAAGCTTATGAGCCGTGGGGAAGAGGAGGAGCCGGGGCTCCACTTCGGGATGATCAAGGAAACCTAATCA GCGATCTAAAGCGTATGCACAGGACTAACGAGGAGGCTTATGTCAACCCAGAATTGCGTAGCAGAAGAGCCGTGGCATCAGTGGATGAAGCTACATCAAGGACAGAGGATAAAGTTCCTTCTTTGCACAGAGTATTTGATGATAAAG TTTCCTCCTTCACCCAGCCCTCACCGTACGCCCGAGGAAACGTGTTCAGTGAGCTACCGACGGCGCTGCAAGTCCGCGAGAAGGAGCGATACAAGGAAAGTCTGAAACAGCAG ATTGAGGAGAAGCAGAGGATGGAGGCAGAGAGGAGACAAAGGCTGAGGctggaggaggagcaggaggagaagaggCTGGCTGAAGAGCGAGCGCAAATGCAGAGGCAGTTTGAGGAGGAGCAAGAGAAGGAAAAACGCAAGGAAATGGAG AAAAACGCCAGAAACCAGGAGATCATTCGGCAAGCAGAGGAGCGGCGCagagaggcagaaaaaaaaaagaaacaggaagaagaGAAAGCGAACGAGCTGCCGAAGACACAGTACAAGCAG GACTTCAGGTCACAATCACCGCCCATCCCTGCGTTACAAAAGAGACTCGGAAAACAGATTCCCCCCAGACCTCCTTCAATCGACAGCCAGCGCTCCACCACAGACGTCTCT GTTCGCTCTAATCCCACCCCCCAGTCCCCACCGGTTCCAGCACAGAGGAACCAGATCCGAGCAGCAG aggaGCAGAAGGGTGTGATCAGGGAGCTGTCGGTTCTGCGTAGGCACCTCAGAAGCGAGCAGAAACGACTTGAAGGGCAGCTACTACATTCGGACAGAGAGGAGACACCAACTCCACTGAACAACAG gcaCATAGCGCAACCTCAGCTCAATGCCTTCGACATGGTCAGACTGAAGATGCAGATGCCTAAAGAAAGACCACCTTCGAACAGACCCCTGAAAAGTCAGATCATACAGGACTTCAACAAGCTCAAATACAGAG ACGGCGAGTCTCGGGAGAAAGTGAGGCGTGCGTATCCCGAGCCACCCACAGACCAGGCCAGCCTGGAGATCCAGCAGCAGGCTCTACTCGGAGAACAACAGCGCAGACTCGACAACATGCAAAGAGCCGGAGCCGTCG ATTACTTTGACCTGTCGTCTCCCATGAAGTCTGCTCCTCGTCGG AGGGAGAGCGGTGTCGACGAGACTGAAAGAAACATGCTACTAGAGTCAGAGAGTGCTTTTATTG ATGCTAACGGTTATTCCTTCCCGATAATGCCACCCTCTGATCGTATCTCAGCCAGAGAGAGGAGACGGCGAGCCAGGAGGAATGAGTTCTTTGAT ggTGTGGAGTCTCCCAGCGGAGAGAGGAACAGCTATTCTGTGGGCTCGGCGAACAGCTTCCTGCTTGACAGGGTACAGGAGCTGAACCGGCGCAGGATGAGAGTGTTGGATGACATGAGCGAGAAGGACCAGAGATTAG GAGAAATACCTGCTGATGAAGAGGATGACCTTTGGCAGCAGACTCCTTCTCCACCCCCTGCTCGCCGTGCTTCCACAGCGACGGTCGCCACAGAGTCCTGGCTCCGCCCCGGCACCACAGAGACGCTGAAGAAGCTCATGGCAGGTCGAAGGCCGTCCAGCCGCAACCTGCCGAGAGACACATGGGACGCGCCGTCTACTTACTACGGCTAG
- the LOC124375532 gene encoding centrosome and spindle pole-associated protein 1 isoform X2, with amino-acid sequence METARNQEFVEEKSKIVTGIGDLPYMEMKSSFGRKAVETAAPPGKPASQTKPHKDEGYGLSLQLGEEYERKKQKLKEELRLDFMRYMSQDKTLDEWIQDQSPLLRGDEEMQMMRKTPNPSQPRGKDHFISSYRPSFSPKSRGRRSPETVQHSKRNNQTEPVLMPTRRGSEDTARRWHRRSRRERYSTEEEQSSAEEEQEELLRKGRSKRQTEPQASGRRHRNRQQRADRFVLERREAEVPAVNEEDHREEQRRTPLAPIKANPFPPAQTRAANKKNMTDFATGLLIGVAEEEGDVQRRKERYKQELLEQMAEQRRNKKKEKDLELRVAATGAIDPEKEPDRIKQFGAVRREHEGRRRDLAYKAERGLGNFGTNMDKRTHEVESAPPERPRVAFQSPTLAFSENFHKDLSGTIGEIVAPRVARVPPPPAPSLSEVYSTPYDEAYYYYGARNPLDPNLTHYGPSAVQQSPNLPARALASVTQPPTGVFPQQTSQHGVTPRIGIGAYPSERHPHPKDHDLSYKDALKQQIEEKQERRRREREEKERYESKLEAEMKAYEPWGRGGAGAPLRDDQGNLISDLKRMHRTNEEAYVNPELRSRRAVASVDEATSRTEDKVPSLHRVFDDKVSSFTQPSPYARGNVFSELPTALQVREKERYKESLKQQIEEKQRMEAERRQRLRLEEEQEEKRLAEERAQMQRQFEEEQEKEKRKEMEKNARNQEIIRQAEERRREAEKKKKQEEEKANELPKTQYKQDFRSQSPPIPALQKRLGKQIPPRPPSIDSQRSTTDVSVRSNPTPQSPPVPAQRNQIRAAEEQKGVIRELSVLRRHLRSEQKRLEGQLLHSDREETPTPLNNRHIAQPQLNAFDMVRLKMQMPKERPPSNRPLKSQIIQDFNKLKYRDGESREKVRRAYPEPPTDQASLEIQQQALLGEQQRRLDNMQRAGAVDYFDLSSPMKSAPRRRESGVDETERNMLLESESAFIDANGYSFPIMPPSDRISARERRRRARRNEFFDGVESPSGERNSYSVGSANSFLLDRVQELNRRRMRVLDDMSEKDQRLGEIPADEEDDLWQQTPSPPPARRASTATVATESWLRPGTTETLKKLMAGRRPSSRNLPRDTWDAPSTYYG; translated from the exons gACAAGACGCTAGATGAGTGGATTCAGGACCAGAGTCCCTTACTGAGAGGAGATGAAGAAATGCAGATGATGAGGAAAACGCCGAACCCATCTCAG CCACGTGGAAAAGATCATTTCATCTCTTCATATCGTCCTTCGTTTTCCCCCAAATCACGGGGAAGGAGAAGTCCAGAGACGGTGCAGCATTCCAAGAGGAACAACCAGACTGAACCCGTGCTGATGCCAACACGCAGAGGTTCGGAGGACACTGCTAGACGCTGGCACAGAAGGTCCAGGAGGGAGCGTTACAGCACAGAGGAGGAGCAGAGTTCTGCTGAGGAGGAACAAGAGGAGCTCTTGCGAAAGGGAAGGTCCAAACGTCAAACTGAGCCGCAAGCATCTGGCAGGAGACACAGAAATCGCCAGCAGAGAGCCGATCG GTTTGTTCTGGAGAGGAGGGAAGCAGAGGTTCCTGCTGTTAATGAAGAGGACCATCGAGAGGAGCAGAGACGGACGCCACTGGCACCGATTAAAGCCAA TCCGTTCCCTCCAGCACAAACCAGAGCTGCCAACAAGAAGAACATGACAGATTTTGCTACAGGACTTCTTATTG GGGTTGCTGAGGAAGAGGGGGATGTTCAAAGAAGGAAAGAGCGCTACAAACAGGAACTGCTGGAGCAAATGGCCGAACAGCGCCGAAATAAGAAAAA GGAAAAGGATCTCGAGTTGAGAGTTGCTGCTACAGGAGCCATTGATCCAGAGAAGGAG CCTGACAGGATTAAGCAGTTTGGTGCTGTAAGGAGAGAGCATGAGGGCAGGAGACGGGACTTGGCCTACAAGGCCGAAAGAGGACTTGGCAACTTTGGGACGAACATGGACAAGAGGACACATGAAGTGGAGAGTGCGCCACCTGAGAGACCCCGTGTTGCTTTCCAGTCTCCTACACTTGCCTTCAGTGAAAACTTTCACAAAGACCTCTCAGGAACGATTGGAGAAATAGTTGCCCCAAG AGTTGCACGAGTTcctcctccacctgctcctTCCCTCTCTGAGGTGTACAGTACTCCCTACGATGAAGCCTACTATTACTATGGAGCCAGGAATCCCCTAGACCCTAATCTGACCCACT ACGGACCTTCAGCAGTGCAGCAGTCACCTAATCTCCCAGCCAGAGCGCTTGCATCAGTCACTCAGCCTCCCACTGGAGTCTTTCCACA ACAAACCTCTCAGCATGGCGTTACTCCTAGGATTGGCATCGGAGCATATCCCTCTGAAAGACACCCACATCCCAAGGATCATGATCTGAGCTACAAGGATGCTCTCAAACAACAG ATtgaagaaaaacaggaaaggaggagaagggagagggaggagaaggaaaggtaCGAGTCTAAACTGGAGGCGGAGATGAAAGCTTATGAGCCGTGGGGAAGAGGAGGAGCCGGGGCTCCACTTCGGGATGATCAAGGAAACCTAATCA GCGATCTAAAGCGTATGCACAGGACTAACGAGGAGGCTTATGTCAACCCAGAATTGCGTAGCAGAAGAGCCGTGGCATCAGTGGATGAAGCTACATCAAGGACAGAGGATAAAGTTCCTTCTTTGCACAGAGTATTTGATGATAAAG TTTCCTCCTTCACCCAGCCCTCACCGTACGCCCGAGGAAACGTGTTCAGTGAGCTACCGACGGCGCTGCAAGTCCGCGAGAAGGAGCGATACAAGGAAAGTCTGAAACAGCAG ATTGAGGAGAAGCAGAGGATGGAGGCAGAGAGGAGACAAAGGCTGAGGctggaggaggagcaggaggagaagaggCTGGCTGAAGAGCGAGCGCAAATGCAGAGGCAGTTTGAGGAGGAGCAAGAGAAGGAAAAACGCAAGGAAATGGAG AAAAACGCCAGAAACCAGGAGATCATTCGGCAAGCAGAGGAGCGGCGCagagaggcagaaaaaaaaaagaaacaggaagaagaGAAAGCGAACGAGCTGCCGAAGACACAGTACAAGCAG GACTTCAGGTCACAATCACCGCCCATCCCTGCGTTACAAAAGAGACTCGGAAAACAGATTCCCCCCAGACCTCCTTCAATCGACAGCCAGCGCTCCACCACAGACGTCTCT GTTCGCTCTAATCCCACCCCCCAGTCCCCACCGGTTCCAGCACAGAGGAACCAGATCCGAGCAGCAG aggaGCAGAAGGGTGTGATCAGGGAGCTGTCGGTTCTGCGTAGGCACCTCAGAAGCGAGCAGAAACGACTTGAAGGGCAGCTACTACATTCGGACAGAGAGGAGACACCAACTCCACTGAACAACAG gcaCATAGCGCAACCTCAGCTCAATGCCTTCGACATGGTCAGACTGAAGATGCAGATGCCTAAAGAAAGACCACCTTCGAACAGACCCCTGAAAAGTCAGATCATACAGGACTTCAACAAGCTCAAATACAGAG ACGGCGAGTCTCGGGAGAAAGTGAGGCGTGCGTATCCCGAGCCACCCACAGACCAGGCCAGCCTGGAGATCCAGCAGCAGGCTCTACTCGGAGAACAACAGCGCAGACTCGACAACATGCAAAGAGCCGGAGCCGTCG ATTACTTTGACCTGTCGTCTCCCATGAAGTCTGCTCCTCGTCGG AGGGAGAGCGGTGTCGACGAGACTGAAAGAAACATGCTACTAGAGTCAGAGAGTGCTTTTATTG ATGCTAACGGTTATTCCTTCCCGATAATGCCACCCTCTGATCGTATCTCAGCCAGAGAGAGGAGACGGCGAGCCAGGAGGAATGAGTTCTTTGAT ggTGTGGAGTCTCCCAGCGGAGAGAGGAACAGCTATTCTGTGGGCTCGGCGAACAGCTTCCTGCTTGACAGGGTACAGGAGCTGAACCGGCGCAGGATGAGAGTGTTGGATGACATGAGCGAGAAGGACCAGAGATTAG GAGAAATACCTGCTGATGAAGAGGATGACCTTTGGCAGCAGACTCCTTCTCCACCCCCTGCTCGCCGTGCTTCCACAGCGACGGTCGCCACAGAGTCCTGGCTCCGCCCCGGCACCACAGAGACGCTGAAGAAGCTCATGGCAGGTCGAAGGCCGTCCAGCCGCAACCTGCCGAGAGACACATGGGACGCGCCGTCTACTTACTACGGCTAG